In Drosophila yakuba strain Tai18E2 chromosome 2R, Prin_Dyak_Tai18E2_2.1, whole genome shotgun sequence, a single genomic region encodes these proteins:
- the LOC122319545 gene encoding zinc finger CCHC domain-containing protein 7-like — translation MDMEEVLEHLIEGIPSTSLRDQARIQRFANSEQMLLAFANVRLPQQTEGYAPKKSTTEAAEINDLRCRNCNSKGHFAKDCRKPARAPGSCFACGQKGHFVGECRLRKSNNNSNVNNYSVS, via the exons ATGGACATGGAGGAAGTGCTCGAGCATCTCATCGAGGGAATCCCATCGACGAGCTTGCGTGATCAAGCCCGCATCCAAAGGTTCGCCAATTCGGAGCAGATGCTACTAGCATTTGCCAATGTACGCCTTCCGCAACAAACAGAAGGCTACGCACCAAAGAAGTCGACGACAGAGGCGGCGGAAATCAACGACCTGCGTTGTAGGAACTGCAATTCTAAGGGTCATTTCGCCAAAGACTGCCGCAAGCCAGCAAGAGCACCTGGATCTTGTTTTGCTTGTGGACAGAAGGGCCATTTTGTTGGAGAATGTCGTCTAAggaaaagcaacaacaacagcaacgtTAACAACTAT AGTGTCTCATAG